In the genome of Luteitalea pratensis, the window GAGCTACCAGCTGGAGGAACGCCTCGGTGCAGGCGGGATGGGAGAAGTCTGGCGGGCCAGGCACAGGCTGCTGGCGCGGCCGGCGGCGGTCAAGCTGATTCGCCCCGAGGTGTTCGAGGCGGCCGGTGCCGCCAAGCAGTCCTCGCTGCGGCAGCGATTCGAGCGCGAGGCGCAGACGACGGCGCTGCTGCAATCGCCGCACACGATCGGCCTGTTCGACTACGGCATGACCGACGAGGGCGCGTTCTATTACGTGATGGAACTGCTCGACGGGTTCGACCTGAAGACCCTCGTCGAGCGCTTCGGACCGTTGCCTGTCGAACGTGTCGTCCGCGTGCTGACGCAGGCGTGTCATTCCCTCGCCGAGGCGCATGCGATCGGCCTCGTCCATCGCGACATCACGCCGGCCAACATCTTCCTCTGCCGGTACGGCCGCGACATCGATTTCGTCAAGGTCCTCGACTTCGGCCTCGTGAAGCCGGACGCTGCCCTCACGGGCAGCGACGCCGCCCCGACCAACGTCGATCGGGTCGGTGGCACACCGGCCTACATGGCGCCAGAACAGGCGCTCGGCAAGCGACAGATCGACGGTCGTGCCGACATCTACGCCCTCGGCTGCGTCGGCTACTGGCTGCTCACGGGCTCGCTCGTGTTCCCGAGGGCCACCGCGATGGCGATGGCGGTCGCGCATTCGCAGACCGAGCCGGAGCCGCCTTCGCACCGTACCGAGCTGCCGATCCCGGCGGCACTCGATGCGCTGATCCTCGAATGCCTCGCCAAGTCGCCCGCGGATCGGCCGCCCACGGCGGAGATCCTGGCCCAGCGACTGGGATGTCTCCCCGACGTACCGGCGTGGGACCGCGGGCGAGCGCGTGACTGGTGGAACCTGCACCACCCGATCGACCCGTCGAAGCGACGCCTGGCTGCCGACACCACGGCGGTCAAGGTCGTGTTGCCGAAACGGGAGTGACGGGGAGAGCCAACGCCTCTAACGCCTAACGCTTAACGCCTAACGCTGAACGCTGAACGCCGACCGTTCCCGCCGAGGGCACACGTCTCAGGTCTCAAGTCTCAGGTCTCAAATCTCAAGTCTCAGGCAGGGCCCGAACCTCGTACGCGAGGAACGAACGTCGAACAAGGCCCGGCGAGGACAGGCGCGACAAACGCTGAACGCCACCGCCGGCATCGTTCGGCGACTCCAGACTCCCGACTCCCCGCGCTGGCGTCCGTCGACCTGATTTGTCCGCCGTAGCCTTGGCGGGGGTGGAAGGTCGACGGCTTACGTCTACCTCCCAAGCGTAGGCGCCGACCTTTGGTCGGCGCTGCCACCCGGGTCTCCATCTTCTCGGAACGCCGCTGACCGTCGACCAAGGTCGACGGCTACACATCGCGGGGAATCCCGAATCCCGACGTCGGAGGTCCGCGGCGATTCCCGATTCCCGACTCCCGACGAAACGAGCCCGGCAGCTGGAGCCGGGCTCCGTCGAGGCGGCTAGCCGCGCAAATTGGCGGCGAAGAACTCCAGCGTCCGCGACCACGCCAGCTTGGCCGAGGCCTCGTCATAGCGTGGGGTCGTGTCGTTGTTGAAGCCGTGCTGCGCGCCGGGATAGATGTGCGCCGTGTACTTGACGTTGGCCGCCTTGAGGGCCGCCTCGTAGACGGGCCATCCGCCGGTGATGCGTTCGTCCTTTTCCGCAAGGTGCACGAGCAGCGGCGCCTTGATGGCTGCCGCCGCCTCGACCGGCGGTGTGTTGCCATAGAAGGGAACGGCTGCCGCAAGATCGGGCACCTTGGTCGCCAGCATGTGGGCGATGCCGCCGCCATAGCAGAACCCGACGGCGCCGACTTTGCCGGTGCAGCCCGGTTGCGTCTTCAGGAACCGGACGGCGGCGATCATGTCCTCGCGCGTCTTCGGCTGCTCCAGTGTCGCGAACGTGGTGCGGGCCTTGTCCTCGTCGCCCGGGTAGCCGCCGAGCGGCGCGAGTGCGTCGGGCGCGAACACCAGGTAGTTCTCGAGCGCCAGCCGGCGTGCGATGTCCTCGATGTGCGGGTTCAGCCCACGGTTCTCGTGCACCACGAGGATCCCTGGCAGCTTGCCCGTGGCCGCCTTCGGCTTCACCAGGTAGCCTCGCGTCATCGAGTAACCTTGTGGTGACGGATAGAACACGAACTCCGTCGTCAGGCGCGCATCGTCTTTCGGGATCACCTGCGCCTCGGCGAACTTCGGATTGAGCGCTTCGAGCAGCATCACGGCCGTCATGCCGCCGACGGCAAACTTGCTCGCGCGATCCAGAAAGCCGCGGCGGTCGATGTCGCCGTGCACGTATGCGTCGAACAGGATCAGGAGTTCCTGGTCGAAATCAGCTGCCGTCTTTCGCTCCACGTCTCGCTCCTCTCAAGTCTCAAGTCTCAAGTCTCAAGTCTCAGGTCTCAGGTCTCAGGTCTGGCCTGAGACCTGCAGCCTGCCGCCTCCAGCTTCCAGCTTCCAGCTTCCGGCTTCCGGCTTCCGGCTTCCGGCTTACATATACGGCGTTCGATACGCCGGCGTTTATCGCGTGGCCCTGCACGCGGCGAGTGTCGAGCAAGCTCGACACCTACGTGTTTGCCGGGCGACTCCCGACTCCCGACTCCCGACCCGTGTCGGCGTGCGACGTTCGGCGTTCAACGTTCGGCGATTGCCGGTGCACGGTGCCCGACCGTCTGGCGTCAGGCGTCAGACGTGAGGCATCAGGCATCAGGCATGAGGCATGAGGCATGAGGCATTCGTCAGGGCTTGCCCTGTTTGTCCATCCACATGCCGAGCAGGCCGTACAGGTTGACCAGGTGGCGTTCGAGCAGCCGTTCGCCGGTACCCACTTCCACGCGCGTACTGGCGTCCGCGCCGTACCCGCCGTGTGCCGCCGTCCGCAGATCGGGCACGTACCCGGCCCAGGTGCCGCCGTTGCTGAACGTGTAGCCGTAGAACAGCGGCACGGGCACTTCTGCGCGCGCCTTCCACTCGGTCTGCAACCGGTGCATCACCTCGCCGGGCCACGCGGCGATGGCGATCGTCCGATTGATCAGCACTGTCGTGATGCCGAGGTCGATCGACTGCGCGGCATCCCAGCGATCCTTCACGGTGACGATCTCGCTGGTCGCCGTGATGCCCTCGGCGCCCATGGGCACCGGCGTCGCCGTGCGATTGGTGCGCACGACCTCTTCGGCGAGCAACTCGCCCATCTTCTGGACGACGCCGAAGTCCTTCTCCTCGTCGCCTGACCGCGCCATGAAGATCGGGTTGATGTCGCCGGCGCCACCCTGCACGAACATCACCTGCGCACCGGGCAGGGCCGCCTCCGTCTTCGCCTGGAGCACCCCTGGGTAGTCGGCCGAGTACTTGCAGTTGGTAGGCCCGAGGACGACGGCGTGGGTTGCGTAGTGGATGAGGAGCGCACGCGGGTTACCGCTGGTGTCGTCCACCCGCAGCAGCACGAACTCCGGATCCACCGGGCCGTACGGCACGCGTTCGAGGTTGTCGAACAGCGCCCTTGTCCGCCCATCGTCTCGCGGCAGCAAGCGGTTGTAACCGAGACGCAGCGACCCGTGCGCAACGCTCAGCGTCGCCGGCGCCATCGTCCTGGCCGCCGCTGCGATCGCACCGAAGATCTTCGCGTCGAGCTCGGCGCGGTAGGCGAGCGCCGCGTCGTTGGTCGAGGGCGCGCTCCCGAACGGCAGGAACGAAGGCGCCGAGTGCGTGTGCGATGCCGACTGCAGCAGGATCGGAATCCCGAGCTTGCTCGCGACGTCCTGGCGCAAGGTGTCTGACACCATGCTGCCGAGATCCATGGTCACGATCGCCATGCGCGAGCCGGCCGCCTCGAGCACGAGCACCTTGGCCATCAGCGGATCGTGCGTGCCGTTGGCGGGACCGCACTTCCGGTTGGCGTAGCCGTACATCGACATCAACGTCGCGGGCGTGATTTCAACGCGGGCCACACCCGCCCGCAATTCGCCGTGTGCCGCGCTGGCGGTGAGCAACAACAGTGTCAGGACAATCGCGGAGGCGGTGCGCATGTAGGTAGCCGTATTCTCGCCCGAACGGGAGGCGTTTTGCGGCGTCGACCGTCAGACGTGACGCCCGGGCGTAGGACGACGGCGTGACGTCGCCGCAAACGCGATCCCGGCGATGGTCCTGACCAATGAAGCGTCAAGCGTCAAGCGTCAAGCATCAAGCATCAAGCATCAAGCATCAGGCATGAGGCATGAGGCATGACGGGTATTTCCCTGCCGGGCACGTCACCGTACAGTAGAGATGTGCCGTACCCGACCGTGCTCACGTTGCTCCTGTTCGTCACGCCGCCTGCGGCGTTCCAGCTTCCGCCCAATTCCACCGCCAATCCCGACGTGGCCGCCACGGTGGCGCAGATTCTCGGTGGCGCCCAGCACCCGGGGCTGACCCATGGGGCCCTCGAGGACGTGACGCGGGACCTGTGGCCGCTCTACGACGCTGAACCCGATCGCCTGTTCTGGTTCGATCGCGGGGCGCCGTTGCCTTCGGTCGAGGGCGCGGTGCTGGCCGTCAACAACGTGCAGGAGTTCGGCCTCGCCCCCGCCGATTACGACGCCGCTGCGCTACAGGTCCAGTGGGCCGCACTCAAGGCCGGGCGCGCGACGATGGTGGAGCGTGCGCAGTTCGACCTGGCGCTCAGCATCGCCAGTGTGCGGCTGGTGCGCGCGGTGTACGTCGGCCGTGTCGATCCCGCGCGGGTGCGCTGGAAGTACGACGGGCCACGCAAGACGCTCGACGCCAGCGCGCTGCTGCAGGACTCCCGCGCGGGCCGCGGGCTGGGCGACGTGCTCCGGAGCCTCGAACCGACCGTGCCCCATTACGTGCGCGCACGTAATGGGGCACGCTTGCGACCTACCGCACGCTCGCCGCGGCAGGCGAACCCGAGCCGGTGCCGGCACTGCCGGCCGGCCAGAAGAAGGTCGTTCCCGGGCAGGCGTGGACGGGCGTCCCGCAACTGGTCGCACGTCTCCGTGCCGTGGGCGACCTCGTGGTCGATGTGCACGAGACCCACACCCACTACACCGGCGGCATCGTCGAGGCGGTCAAGCGGTTCCAGGTGAGGCACGGACTCGAGGCCGACGGCGTGATCGGCGCTGGCACGATCCGGGCGATCAACGTTCCGCTCGCGGGTCGCGTGCGCCAGATCGAGTTGGCGATGGAGCGCATGCGCTGGCTGCCGAAGCTGGGCGAGGGCCAGAACATCTTCGTCAACGTTGCCAACTTCAGGCTGTGGGCCAACGACCCGCGCACGCGCGACGAGCCGCTGCGGATGAACGTGGTGGTGGGGCAATCGCTCGATCACCAGACGCCGCTGTTCGTCGAACAACTCGAGTACATCGTCTTCCGGCCGTTCTGGAACCCGCCGCGCCGGATCCTGGTGGACGAGATCCTGCCGAAGGCGCGTCGCGATCCGGGCTACCTCGCGCGCAACCAGTACGAGATCGTGGCCAGCGGGGCCGATACGGCACCGGCCCTCGCGCCGTCGCCCGACAATATCGACAAGGTGCAGCAGGGGCGTCTCACACTGCGGCAACGGCCGGGGCCCAGCAACTCGCTGGGGCTTGCGAAGTTCATCTTCCCGAACGACGAGGACGTCTACATGCACGGCACGCCGTCGCGCGGCGGCTTTGCGAAGGCGAGACGGGATCTGAGCCACGGCTGCGTGCGCCTCGAGGACCCGGCGGCGCTGGCGACCTGGGCCCTGCGCGACCAGCCGGAGTGGACCCGTGCGCGCATCGACGAGGCGATGAACGGCGACACGCCCGTGCGGGTGACGCTCCGCCGGCCGATGACGGTCGTGCTCTTCTACGACACGGTCCACGTGAGCCGGCAGGGTGTCGTCTACTTCATGGACGACATCTACGGCCACGACCAACTGCTCGATGCGGCGCTGAAGCAGGGCTATCCGTATCCGGTCCAGTCCCGGTAGTCTTTGGCCGGGCTCCACCTCCGCCAAGGCTGCGGTGGGACAAGTCGGAGAGCCGGCCCTACCTGAGCCCTCATCGCATGGATGGCCGTTCGGCGGGACGGATGGTATGGTGAGGAGTGGACCGCCGCCATTTCCTCCGCGCCGTCGCGACAGCTGTGCCCGTCCTGGCGTTCCCGGGCCTGGCCTCCGGCACGCCCGTGACGGTGGGCCCGCGGGTGTTGACGTTCGCGCACCTGCACACCGCCGAGAAACTCGAGGTGGAGTACATGGACGGCGTGCGGTACCTGCCGCAGGCCCTCTCGGCGGTCAACCACCTGTTGCGCGATTTCCGCACCGGTGACGTGCACGACATCGACCCCGCCCTCCTCGACCTGCTGCACGCGCTGCATGCGTCAACGGGGAGCCGGCGGCCCTTCGAGATTATCTCCGGCTACCGATCGCCACTCACCAACGCGATGCTGCGCAGTCACGGCGGCGGCGTCGCGTCGGGCAGCCTCCACATGGAGGGAAAAGCGATCGACATCCGCCTCGCCGACGTGCCGCTGGAGTCGCTGCGCGATGCAGCGCTCGACCTCCGTCGCGGCGGCGTCGGCTACTACGCGGCATCGAACTTCGTCCACGTCGACACCGGCCGCGTCCGTCGCTGGTAGCGCGACGGCTCACAAAGAGCCTCGTAATGCCGGAATGCCGCGAATGCCGGAATGTCGAAGGCCAGCGTCGCGATTCCCGACTCCCGTCTCCCGTGTTCGTCTCCCGGCGTACAATCCCGGCACACCGCACGTGAGTTCTGGAAACCGGAGGTCGACATGTTCGTTGTCCGCGAAACGTTCACCGCAAAACCAGGCCAAGCCAGCGCCCTCGCCAGGCAGTTGAAGGCGGCCGTCTCCCTCAACCCGGTCGCGAAGACGCGCGTGCTGACCGACTACATCGCCCGGTTCAACACGGTCGTCATCGAAACCGAAGTCGAGGACCTCGCCGTATTCGACCAGCAGATGGCCGAGTACATGTCGCGTGCCGACATCCGTGCGGCGATGGAAGGCTACGCGGAGCGATACCTCACCGGCACACGCGAGGTCTACCGCGTCGTCTGACTGGCGGCACGCGGAGATGGAACGCGACGTGATGGCGAGTGTGTGGCACATGCCGTCGATCAGGGGCGACGGCTACACGAGAGGAATGCCGCCATCGACCGGCGTCGGTCGCGGCGCGTGTCTCGCCGCCCGTCGCTGGGGCGTGACGCTGATGCTGGCGTTGCTGGCCATGGCTGGGTGCGGCGGCCGCGATGCGAGGAACGCGTCCGCGATCACCATCGGATTCGTGCCCAAGGGATCCACACACGAGCATTGGAAACGCGTGCGGATTGGAGCGGAGAAAGCGGCTGCCGAATTCTCCGCTGCGGGAACGCCCGTCAGCGTGATCTGGAAAGCCCCGATGCGTGAGGACGACCGCGAGCAGCAACTCCAG includes:
- a CDS encoding serine/threonine-protein kinase, with product MTTLPGPVQASSLTSLPPALMAQAGRRLRVMALVYAGAFFAAGLVPVLLLPAERVEFLASPLRWLPTVLSIASGLVVAYLASRPGRSSEAIVRLGLFYQVLGSLGIACAEYLQPQVGATAMSPLRGLSWVAVWMLAFTITVPSSPPLALAAALGSATVVPIVCGVAIAVGYLPPIAPLQYFLQVVLPYLIVVVIAGVGSRLVYSLGIDLKRALDLGSYQLEERLGAGGMGEVWRARHRLLARPAAVKLIRPEVFEAAGAAKQSSLRQRFEREAQTTALLQSPHTIGLFDYGMTDEGAFYYVMELLDGFDLKTLVERFGPLPVERVVRVLTQACHSLAEAHAIGLVHRDITPANIFLCRYGRDIDFVKVLDFGLVKPDAALTGSDAAPTNVDRVGGTPAYMAPEQALGKRQIDGRADIYALGCVGYWLLTGSLVFPRATAMAMAVAHSQTEPEPPSHRTELPIPAALDALILECLAKSPADRPPTAEILAQRLGCLPDVPAWDRGRARDWWNLHHPIDPSKRRLAADTTAVKVVLPKRE
- a CDS encoding dienelactone hydrolase family protein, translated to MERKTAADFDQELLILFDAYVHGDIDRRGFLDRASKFAVGGMTAVMLLEALNPKFAEAQVIPKDDARLTTEFVFYPSPQGYSMTRGYLVKPKAATGKLPGILVVHENRGLNPHIEDIARRLALENYLVFAPDALAPLGGYPGDEDKARTTFATLEQPKTREDMIAAVRFLKTQPGCTGKVGAVGFCYGGGIAHMLATKVPDLAAAVPFYGNTPPVEAAAAIKAPLLVHLAEKDERITGGWPVYEAALKAANVKYTAHIYPGAQHGFNNDTTPRYDEASAKLAWSRTLEFFAANLRG
- a CDS encoding neutral/alkaline non-lysosomal ceramidase N-terminal domain-containing protein, encoding MRTASAIVLTLLLLTASAAHGELRAGVARVEITPATLMSMYGYANRKCGPANGTHDPLMAKVLVLEAAGSRMAIVTMDLGSMVSDTLRQDVASKLGIPILLQSASHTHSAPSFLPFGSAPSTNDAALAYRAELDAKIFGAIAAAARTMAPATLSVAHGSLRLGYNRLLPRDDGRTRALFDNLERVPYGPVDPEFVLLRVDDTSGNPRALLIHYATHAVVLGPTNCKYSADYPGVLQAKTEAALPGAQVMFVQGGAGDINPIFMARSGDEEKDFGVVQKMGELLAEEVVRTNRTATPVPMGAEGITATSEIVTVKDRWDAAQSIDLGITTVLINRTIAIAAWPGEVMHRLQTEWKARAEVPVPLFYGYTFSNGGTWAGYVPDLRTAAHGGYGADASTRVEVGTGERLLERHLVNLYGLLGMWMDKQGKP
- a CDS encoding L,D-transpeptidase family protein — translated: MGDLVVDVHETHTHYTGGIVEAVKRFQVRHGLEADGVIGAGTIRAINVPLAGRVRQIELAMERMRWLPKLGEGQNIFVNVANFRLWANDPRTRDEPLRMNVVVGQSLDHQTPLFVEQLEYIVFRPFWNPPRRILVDEILPKARRDPGYLARNQYEIVASGADTAPALAPSPDNIDKVQQGRLTLRQRPGPSNSLGLAKFIFPNDEDVYMHGTPSRGGFAKARRDLSHGCVRLEDPAALATWALRDQPEWTRARIDEAMNGDTPVRVTLRRPMTVVLFYDTVHVSRQGVVYFMDDIYGHDQLLDAALKQGYPYPVQSR
- a CDS encoding YcbK family protein gives rise to the protein MDRRHFLRAVATAVPVLAFPGLASGTPVTVGPRVLTFAHLHTAEKLEVEYMDGVRYLPQALSAVNHLLRDFRTGDVHDIDPALLDLLHALHASTGSRRPFEIISGYRSPLTNAMLRSHGGGVASGSLHMEGKAIDIRLADVPLESLRDAALDLRRGGVGYYAASNFVHVDTGRVRRW